attatttcataatgtttaatgcacaacaatactgaggtgcaaatagtatctgccactatttataagtatcaataTAGCATCTAACAGCTATTTTTTGGTTAGTGGTAAATGCATTCGCTGAAGAAATGCTTCCATATTCTCATTAGTGTAAACAGACCTATCGCTATATTTaacttagtgtaaatatcaCTACCTGTCACTATTTTCAgttagtgcaaatagccgcttgccaaataaaaatgaatgcatgtacaGCGTATAGTTGTGATAAATGTAATAAGGATATAAGTCTTGGGATGGACTCATTACCTTCTTGATTAAGACAATAGATGATAAAAGTGACCTTTTGTCCCGTACGAAACTTTAATTGGTCCAAACAAGAATTTATATACAATTAACCCATGCCAATACAAACCATTTACAGAATTAATCCGCAGATACTACACTCACCATTAGCTTTTTAAAGGTCAGGATTGGTGGAGGCAAGaccacaatatttatttatcatatcCTTCCTGATGAAAAACTACAATGTCCTGCTTCTTCTCAAAGGTAAAAAGGAGGGAGCCTGGTTTGTCTGATCCTGCACATCATATGAAATGGTTAATAATAGGTCCGCATTGTTTATGCACAaggcatatttacatttacatttcattgtattatccaaagcgacttacaagtaggagagcatacagtataaacattttgtcaacaccctaaacagtaccgttagtttacaaggccattctactaggattaaagctggagtaagcaaaggagagaatgaacaacaagatattattttttttattttttttcagacagacagacagttattggtcaaTGATCATCCTCGTTCATTCTTGTGACCTGTGGAAGGTGAACTTTCCCAGCAAAGTGGGTTCGGTACTCCTCCACCCACTCACTGTGAGCAGAATCTGTTTCATCACAGCCGAGTCCTTTCTGCAAAAAGATAAcaatataatcaaataaataaagataatgaataataatgtcAAGTGTTGCTCAAACACTTATGAAACAGGAAAGGTAATTGCATATACAAGTCaaacaatacataaacattCCCTGTACATACATGGATTCTCATAGCTGAGGTGATCTCCATGACATCTGGCACAGATGGGGTGACCTCCATAACGTTTAGATCCAGTTGGATCATTGGTTTGGTGACTGACTGTTGGCTTTATAGAAAAAGTGACAAAACAGTACACTCCATTCCAGTGTGCATTATTTATAACAAATGACCTGTATACTGAGAAATGCACACAATGAATATGTTCATTCAAAGTATAGTTAGCAATATCATACCTTGCCAGTGGAAATGCCTGTAGTAACTGATGGCACCACCACCTCCTGATTCAGGCATGTCTAACTAATTAATCAAATATGTCAAGTAAAAAATCTTAATAATTCTTATTAATTGTCATTAATAATTGTCTTTTACTAATtggcaccgatactaaattgtCTTTTCAGTCCATTTTGGTGaacaaataaccaaaaaattgaTAAAACTCACTGCCGAAAAATCGAACGGCTTTCCAAGGGTCACATACATGGCGTACTAAAATACACAATCTAAACTCTGTGTGTGCTAAACACTGCATTTGTAATATAAGACCAGAAACAATGGTATAGCAATTATGACCACTTACCATCAACATGAATATTCCACAGTCATTCCCTTGAAGCTGAAGTGGTGCACCCTGTTATTTAAGAGTGGAATAAGATCATATTGTACATACAGTGGGCTATATAGTGTACTATGAATGTATTATATGATGACATTTCTCTGCTGTttctataataaaacataaattcaATTATTATACAACAATAAATCTGGGGCGGTCACAACAAAAAATTGATCATACtgtattataccatggtcagtCTCAATACTGGATTCTTATTGGCTGGAAggtggtgtgcattaaaaccgtttacTGTACATGTACTTCCAGTCAGTTTGAATAGATACTCACAGTGTCTTTCCaaaatcaatgacagttttaaCCTTATTAATTGTGGCAAGACCATGATATAAGCAGGGTAATACGTGCCTAGGTGTGCATTAAACACTCCGGTTTTCACATCTGTGAGCTTCGCTTCGGGTGGTTCTGTATCTCTATGTCatgcattaaaataattgtatgcaCACTTAGACCTGAATTACCCCTTACGTTAAAACAAGCATTGCTAAAATAAGTGGTGTCCACGTGTTAATGCaaataatatgaaatgaatCGGTTATAATATACACTGTTAAAAGTAgcgtaaacaaaacttaaaaatgctTCGCTGAACCACAAATTagcctacatgtatttaggtgtTTGACGCTAGCGTCAATTTATGCACGATTACACATTCAAGgacattcacattcattttatgtttGAAAGTTCAGTGTTTGCATTCTGCTATTACCTCAAATTGTCTGTGACTGTCCGCCATCTTTCCAAGTTGTGCGAAGCAGCAGCACGCAAGTGCTGCGATGTAGCTCCTCCTCGCTGGACATGTGCTCCTCCTCGTTGGACGTCTAGCAAGGAGGAGCTACGAATAAGCTCCACCCATTTGCTCTGCAGCGAGTAGCCTTTGGAAAAGCAAGCCCAGAACTTGGAAAAAGAGGCGAGGGAAAAAATAACGTATGAAAATATAAGCAGAAAATAtcagagaacacaaaaaaatgagtaaaacaaccaAGGAAAACATTATTTGTGTGCGATGTGAACaactttgtttttatgtattaattctgtgcaatataattttaattttaattttttgattTACGCTTattctatttttaaatatgcccGCAATACTTTAGGCGGGATTCTGATCCCATATTATACGAGACaaatttttggtttgttttcctcaatatttctttaagtgcatcaaattaatatacaacaaaaccaaaacgaaGCATCAAGTATTTTCCTTAACATAGCCTCTGGCGACGAGTGGtggtagcacaagaccactctctttaattatacatatgttttcagtggtgtgtgccactaaatcTGTAAACAACCAAACAGACACATAGGTAGACATTCCTGTGCAACGTAGAAGTATacagttaatgaaataaagaatgtgtgtgtgttcatgtttgtacactcacctaaaggattattaggaacacctgttcaatttctcattaatgcaattatctaatcaaccaatcacatggcagttgcttcaatgcatttaggggtgtggtcctggtcaagacaatctcctgaactccaaactgaatgtcagaatgggaaagaaaggtgatttaagcaattttgagcgtggcatggttgttggtgccagacgggccggtctgagtatttcacaatctgctcagttactgggattttcacgcacaaccatttctagggtttacaaagaatggtgtgaaaagggaaaaacatccagtatgcggcagtcctgtgggcgaaaatgccttgttgatgctagaggtcagaggagaatgggccgactgattcaagctgatagaagagcaactttgactgaaataaccactcgttacaaccgaggtatgcagcaaagcatttgtgaagccacaacacgcacaaccttgaggcagatgggctacaacagcagaagaccccaccgggtaccactcatctccactacaaataggaaaaagaggctacaatttgcacgagctcaccaaaattggacagttgaagactggaaaaatgttgcctggtctgatgagtctcgatttctgttgagacattcaaatggtagagtcagaatttggcgtaaacagaatgagaacatggatccatcatgccttgttaccactgtgcaggctggtggtggtggtgtaatggtgtgggggatgttttcttggcacactttaggccccttagtgccaattgggcatcgtttaaatgccacggcctacctgagcattgtttctgaccatgtccatccctttatgaccaccatgtacccatcctctaatggctacttccagcaggataatgcaccatgtcacaaagctcgaatcatttcaaattggtttcttgaacatgacaatgagttcactgtactagaatggcccccacagtcaccagatctcaacccgatagaacatctttgggatgtggtggaacgggagcttcgtgccctggatgtgcatcccacaaatctccatcaactgcaagatgctatcctatcaatatgggccaacatttctaaagaatgctttcagcaccttgttgaatcaatgccacgtagaattaaggcagttctgaaggcgaaagggggtcaaacaccgtattagtatggtgttcctaataatcctttaggtgagtgtatatcccggtggggacctaaacctgaatacacaccaacacatggggactcgtgtccacgggcaaaaaagctaataaattgtttatacaatttgaaaaaacaatactttttacaaatctaaaaatgcaaaaagtgttctatgatctttaggtttagggataggggatagaatatacagtttgtacagtataaaaaacattacgcctatggactgtccccacggggatagtcaaccaaagcgtgtgtgtgtgtgtgtgtgtgtgtgtgcgtgtgtgtgcgtgtgtgtgtggtggaaTCATCTTGTTTTTGATTTGCATACACAGTAGGTCGCACATGAATCCAAAGACTCGTGCAGCACACACCTAAAAGACGAGCagacataacataaaataagagACAATGTGAGTATTGTTCaagtttttgttaatatttaagattaatatttagtttttgtgattgcgtgtataattattgacacaaaaaaacattaatattttttttataatgatttatacatttttatattatatgctTTTGCATTAACAATAATATAGCAATAATAGTGATGTATGACAAAAACCAACGATATAGTTATTTGCAATATCATAATACACTTAATTGAGTTAATACTGCATAATATACAATTATTTACATGACATTAAGACATTTTCTGTTGTGCTTTTCATAGtcatattataattttttgaaCAATCAAATATGGTCATATTTAGAATTAAATCttcaataatttaaaaatggatGGAAAGTTATGCTGCTCGTAAGTAAATTCTACCTAAACTATTGTGTAATCTTAAATTGGACTTTCCATAGATCCATTCCCGATTAAAGTATAGacatattacaaaaacattgtatcttttgtttcatttgaataaataatgtgcGATTGCAGatattatatattgtatatttatcttaatttaaattaaatataatgttaAACTTTCTTgggaaaaagaaaacaacaaactgTCTTAGTTTATAGAAGCCTGGAGTCTACTACATATTCTGCTTTATTATGCAAACcattttgtttgcatttctGCTACATACTGATAGTACACAAGATAAAGTACCAAAGTACTTTGCATATACAAATGTATCATGCATTTGTTTTTCTACCTGTAGCCCAATTGGTGGAGCATTACGGTAGCGGTGCATAGGTCATAAGTTTGCATACtcaaaaaatgtatactttgaatgcaagtggctttggataaaagtatcgGCCAAtggcataaatgtaaatttgtacCAGAAACATGCATTAATTTCTCTTAATTGTACACAATTCTCAATTTTAACTAGGATGATCACCAGAGAACAATGGAAAGTTTACAAGCACATGGTTTTCTACAGCCTCATGATCTTATTTGTAGTAGTGTTGCTTACTGTCACCCATACTGCAAACATCAGCTCCATACAGGACTTGGAGAGAATTGAAAGACAAACGCATGTGAAGATCATGGCCGAAGTCGACCTGCAGAATAAGGGCTTCCATCACATTCCTGTAAGCTTCTGGGGGAATAGCATTCAACCAGTGCTATCTACCAAAGGAAATCCTGTCATCAATCAAGACCAAAGACCCACAACCTGGGACATCAGCAGCTCCAACTGCAGCCCCAACCATAACTTCTCTTCCTTAGAGTGGTTCAAGCAGCTTGAATTCAGTTTCAAGCAATTTTTGCTCTACAGGCATTGTCGATACTTTCCTATCCTGATGAATCATCCAGAGAAGTGTGCTGGGGACGTCTACTTGTTAATGGTCATTAATTCAGTGATAACACAATATGATCGGAGAGAGGTCATAAGACAAATGTGGGGCAAAGAGAAGGTGATCGACGGCAATAGAATCAAGACTCTTTTCCTTCTTGGGACGTCTTCCAATGAAGAAGAGAGGGCCAACCATCAAAAACTTCTAGAATATGAGGATTACATTTATGGGGACATCATTCAATGGGACTTCATGGATAGCTTCTTTAACCTCACCCTAAAGGAGATCCACTTCTTGAAATGGTTCTCCACCTACTGCGGAAACACCCGCTACATCTTCAAAGGGGATGATGACGTGTTTGTCAACGTTCCCAACATCTTGGAATACCTGGAGATGAATGCAGACTTGAAAGACCTCTTTGTCGGTCATGTTCTCTTCAAAGCCAAGCCCATTCGCAAAAAGGATAACAAGTACTACATCCCTCAAGCCTTGTATAAGAAGACCCACTACCCACCGTATGCTGGTGGAGGAGGTTTTCTGATGGATGGACCTCTTGCACGTAAACTCTACGGAGCGTGTGAAACTCTAGAGCTCTATCCCATTGATGATGTATTTCTCGGGAAGTGTCTAGAAGTGCTTCAAGTGACCCCCATTAAACACAATGCTTTCAAAACATTCGGGCTGGTAAGGAATAAAACCAGCAAATTGAATAGGGAGCCGTGCTTTTTTAAGGCCATGATAGTGGTACATAAATTGCTCCCACCAGATCTGATAAACATGTGGAAACTGGTCAACAGTGATTTAGTTTGTTCACAGAAAATGGAAATACAACAGTCTGATTTTGAGCGACAAAAACAATGAAGAAGgtgcaaaagaaaaaatagtGTGAGTCCCCCACAGAGTTTGCGTCTCATCTTAAGACATCCCCACCTTCACCTCCTGATCCCTTTCTCCCTCTTCTCTCACTTTCAACTCAAAACACTCTAAAACTCACACATAAACTGtggtagattttttttaccttatatGGATAAAACATCTGAAAATTTGAAAAGTCAAGCTAACTATAGGGGGCTGTTTCAAAACACTATTtggaaaatacaaaaaattgaCAATATTGCAATAAACCTCTTAATATAGCATTTGCTTGTAAGCATTTATGAACAGTAGTAAAAAAGCAGAGGACTATGTAAAGTCACAGGGTGGAGGTTACCATAAGGTTACCATACACTTTCAACTAGTAGGTCTTTATTGTCCCAGTTAGTTGGCATCcatttaataattgtaatttacactctattattgtattatttaccTTGCTGTGTCGAAACAGAATTGAGTTTAATTTATATAGACTCTGAATGAGCCAAGTGGACTAGATTTGAGACATAGAATGATGGACGTCACGGCTGTGGCTAAAAAGCGGAATGGAGTTTAATTTATAATTCCTCAAGTGCTTTAAAAAGTGAACGACGTATGTGCTAAATAGTATGtgccattttaagaatatatctaaactacgtcatatactgtcaatgtcagatgcagagaagttaatccatgcattcatgacatcaagactagattaatgtaatgcactgttaggtggttgccctgcaggcttattacaaaaactccaactggtccaaaacgcagcagctcgagttcttacacgtacaaaaaaagtatgaacatattagcccggttctgtcaaccttgcactggttacagcatcgcgttaactttaaaatcttgcttattacctataaagccctacatggtttagctcctcagtacttgagtgaactcctcttgtattacagtccttccttcagctgtcctgtcagttggtaatacctagaatttcaaaatcaattgcaggtggtagatccttttcctatctagcgcctaaactttggaatagtcttccctgcactgtctgggaggcagacacactctgtcagtttaaatctagactaaagacacatctttttaatcttgcatacactacacttccataatataaatcctctgagggtttaggctgcattagttagatcaaccggaaccaaaaacacaactgatgtacttgttgcatcaaagagtacagaacagtactctactctcagccagtcttgtctcattgttccaaggttaccacagcgagcaggatgcagttcatggcctgacctgatggtagaggaGATGGAAGGGCGACTGacagagctgagatgatagagctgtaAAGAAGGACGTGGTCACTTCACACTTTCTTCccacaaaatttcaaaagctattagattattaatgataatcttaaactataatttaccttattaagtaagtttattatttttttattgccttgttgtgcaagcactgtcgagcttgtgcagcgcagcagcttttgccagaggggaactggaatccctggttgggcctgggttctcctgaggtttttttctcattagagttttgggttctcacccgtttgcatactgttttggcatctgcctggccgggggtgCTTtagattttaaagttttacttaattaatattactATAGGAAtttagtctgttatatttgacttgtgcttctttctctctttatcttaatgtgtgctctcactgtgcgtgcgtgtcagtgtgtgtgtgtgtgtgtgtgtgtgtgtgtgtgtgtgtgtgtgtgtgttgtgtgtggtgtgtgtgtgtgtgtgcgtcgtgtctgtgtgtgtgtgctgcacgTCGTGTGTTGCGTGTCATTTGTGTGTGTCTattgtgttagtacgtgtgcatattgtgtgtgtgtgtggtgtgtgtgtgtgtgcgtgtgtgtgtgcgtgttgcgtgtgtgtgtgtgtgtgtgtgtgtgtgtgtgtgtgtgtgtgtggagtgttttgtatgtgggtatgtctgtcttctgtgttttcacctttttcttgtttttacaggtacaactttgattgttttgcttatagtcaatatatctcatgtacagctgctttgtaacaatgaaaattgtaaaaagcgctatataaataaagttgagttgagactTAAAAAAGTGGGAGAGACACCCATGACTGGCCCATGTATTGAACTAATTTACCAAATGTATATTCTAACAATTGTAAAACGCTATATGACTTGACCGATTAAAAACATTATGGTCAAGGAGGGGCACTGGTTTTCATTTCCACGTTAACAGATAGGGAGGTGTAGTAAATATAAAATTttgaaataataattttgttcaCCAGCTGTAAATCTGATGGTAAAATGATTTTATGCATGTAAATGTACTATGTCAATGATTACTACTGTACAATAAATTTAGATATGGGAGTGGCATGTTGAGTTATTCAGCTATTATTTTGGGCTAATTTGTTCAGGCTAATTTTATTGGCTATTGGgtgggttttgtttttaaaaaatctgtcaaccCTGGTTACCAGTGTTCTTCGAAATGTCTTCGTATGTGTCTTAGAAGTAACCAAAATACATTTATAGTTTGTTTTGTCTAAAACCAAAGTCTGATACAATAGCTTAATGTAAAGGTTCAAACATAGCtcacaataaaaatgtacagaaaCCAGTTTGGGCGGTGGAGATTTCTGTTCTATATATATCCTACATTAGTGCAGCAATGATTTACATTTcctaaatcagtggttctcaaactggggacccCAATATGGaaccaggggggccacagattttgagggattttatgtaaaatagaaattgatcataaattttatgcaaggaaacatcagaaaaataagaccaccaaccaaaagaatgtATTATCCAGTAttgtataaatgaatattttttgtcttactaaaaattctaagtttaagatttaagtatttatttgggGACCGAAAAACAATGCAATCTACACAAAGGGgaccttacaacgaaaaagtttgagaaccactgtcctAAATGACAAAGACTGCATTATTTACATACTTTTAAGTGAAAAAAGCTCTTTAAGGGTTTAATGCAAGTCATGTAAGGATTATTCTGATTATTAGAATACTTGTGAAACCACAACTACTGGTAGAAGTACTTTATGAAATTCCTCATTGGAGGGTGGAGCTGGGCTTAacggaacagttcacccaaaaaaataaaacaaattctgtcatcatacactcgccctcaagttgttccaaacatgtatttctttgttctgattaacacagagaaagatatttggaagaatgttattaatttttatttctgggacatcgttgactaccatagtagaataaAATGTGGAGAAAAATAAACATCGTTCATTTACAAGTAATTGAATAAACATGTTTGTAATTCAGACTACGTGGTGTAATAAAGACAACAAACACGTAAAAAttgttaaagccacaatatggaataattttgttatgaaatatccaaaaatcacttgcaaagtgtgatatatttcatgcagttgtgtacttacattatcctaaatgttcccaagaatgtgcaaatccagagaaattcctatttaaaataatggtccgTCACTTGTCTctcttgtatttgtcgcatatcactTAATATCcactgctccgcactaccctcagtttccggttgtagaaacttcAGCAGATGCAAGTGGTTacacagcatctgggacgcagcatctgttgttctgttattatggatcacgattactctttggtgagtaaaggaaacccaaaaaagcgtaaacgtaggccaaatgaggctaGCAGGCTTACAGACAAAGGAAGagataaaacaaggattaatatcggcgtggcattttctaaatggagaaagcttcgcgaccaacttggactcgacagagactgtctgttttaatagacaggtaatcattgtttttattgtacacgaaatactcagattatttgaatagttattaaTGCAGCTACcctatgacatacagtatatgtcgcacaaagaTATGTAGCCAGTAATGTTACTTGTAAATACAGTGGGTTCGttcaaatgtactttttaaacgacgactgtattactgttttaaacacgtaaaactgtgtagcattacgctaccaaatagGTATGTAACAATATAATCGATattgtgttatcgcaatagcaaaattgtctcaatattatcgtgttCACATGACAGTATGAAAGGATAGGTCTTCCAGGCCTAACATAAAGAATATTAGAAAAAtgaatagatgttacctttggcaaggtccatctggtgcaattattttattttataaaagggatttttaggtcatttgacccatctcattctataactcatacctctagcaacagttatgattagaggataaagaaaagaggatgtttatggcacgtttccaagtcatcatttgtcattttaaaaattgcaataaatattgtacagtgaactttataccgaggtattatcgcacagtgagattttgacattgttacatccctactaccaaatcaattgacaaagtccaatatcattcgcgggctaacgtagcattacattccacgtttcttgcgagctaattcattacgatgacataaaataaaattaattcattacctcgtccgtgaatatgatgggcgatctccatctcatggtgaaaacgacatgtcccataattccactctcctacataacgtcatttagcttcgccttttgttgttgtttcgaaagtgcaccatctagcagtccaaatattccatattgtggcatttttacagcaaatattttaaaaaagcatttcacatttttaaatatctcTTCTATATTTTCACTTGCTTGTAATGCTTTTAAACACAACAACTTACAAATGAGTAAAACTGTGTTTTGGGGATAGTGACAAttagttattttatattaacaaCGTTATATCCACTTGCACTGAAAATGTGTATTCCAATCCAATGGACAATATTTGTACACTGTACTttactttaatattatttcactGTACTTTAAGTCATGTTGTCCCCTAACAAAGCCATCTTGCATTAGTGACACAATTCCTTATTTCATGCGTCACTTGAAAAACGCAATATAAAACTGTAATATGCAAAATTTCTTCTCAAGTCCCCCAGAAATATTCACTGAAAGCAGAAACCTGCTATCTACTGGTGTTCTGCTTGTGTGGGAACTTTGGGTAAGGCCGTATATTGGTCATTCTATGGAAATTTCAATTGTTCTGTCCATAGcctttgaaaaacattttagggtTCAAtatctttatattttaaaatgaaacggtaacactttacttgaacgggtgttcataagactgacatgacaccttcataatcatgacatgacacatgtcatgaatatgaagaagattttatgcatgtttatgacaactgtcattaagtgtcattcgctgatttgtgtcatttttagtgcaaagatgacattgtttgttATGATaacttgacataaagcaatacaCAATATCCTGTCAGGGTCTTTgtcatgacaacttgacattaccaatgtcaaagatattttaagagtACCTAACCCCTATCCCaccccttaccctaaacctaaccgcttgtcaaccattaaacacaacacacaagtaaaattacattcacatgtatttattccataaaatgaacaaaacagtatAAACGTATTACAAACAAGTATGGTGGTTTTTTCTATTACAGTATTAAGATTTCTTgatttcttatataaaataatacatttaagttagtaATAGACTTCATGCATTTCTTGTATCAAGATGCATGCATCACCAAGCAGCACCATTGAGCACATACATAACACATTGAGCACATGCATAGCATCATGCAAGTAGCACATATAACTGGAGACAATTGTCACAAACACTGGTGTGTTTAGCATCGTTACAAAAGACAATATTACCTTTTTGGGTTGCACAGAATGGACTTAACCATGAGCTCATTGGTAGAAAAAGACAAATATGGTATGTAACATTGTATACATTTGCCGCTAAAAAAGGACATGTATAAACCTTGTTTTTAAGAACCTTAAAAGGGTTTCGCCACAGTTAAATCCTAATATAGTAAACCTGATTTATAACCATAGCAGGTTAAGACCTAAATAAGATATAATGGTAGCAACTCAGAAAGAGGACGGACTAACAAAAAGGTGATATCATGTGAAACCTGATTGGTAGAAGGTGATGTCAGGCGAAGCATGATTGGTtaacaatgtgaaaaacaacttgaagttactgtataaaagatggagtcagatatGTATTCTTTGGACAacatcagatgaactctgtgttaGAGGTCTGCATTCCT
This genomic interval from Triplophysa rosa unplaced genomic scaffold, Trosa_1v2 scaffold485, whole genome shotgun sequence contains the following:
- the LOC130550937 gene encoding UDP-GlcNAc:betaGal beta-1,3-N-acetylglucosaminyltransferase 7-like; the protein is MMITREQWKVYKHMVFYSLMILFVVVLLTVTHTANISSIQDLERIERQTHVKIMAEVDLQNKGFHHIPVSFWGNSIQPVLSTKGNPVINQDQRPTTWDISSSNCSPNHNFSSLEWFKQLEFSFKQFLLYRHCRYFPILMNHPEKCAGDVYLLMVINSVITQYDRREVIRQMWGKEKVIDGNRIKTLFLLGTSSNEEERANHQKLLEYEDYIYGDIIQWDFMDSFFNLTLKEIHFLKWFSTYCGNTRYIFKGDDDVFVNVPNILEYLEMNADLKDLFVGHVLFKAKPIRKKDNKYYIPQALYKKTHYPPYAGGGGFLMDGPLARKLYGACETLELYPIDDVFLGKCLEVLQVTPIKHNAFKTFGLVRNKTSKLNREPCFFKAMIVVHKLLPPDLINMWKLVNSDLVCSQKMEIQQSDFERQKQ